CATCTCCTTGATTCGCTCCACGATCAATACCTCTTCTGCGCCTTCTACCGGGGACTCCTCAACCGCGCCGGCTGTGCGGAGGAACTCAAACTCTTCGTCGGTGCAAACATGCCCGAGAGGACCCACCCGGCGGAAGTTTTCGAAATACTCCCGAATCTCATGCGGTTCAAAAATACGTTTGATTTCGGCGATAAAGTGCAGTAGCTCCGCGGCAAATTCAGGATCTTTCCAGGAGTTCCGAACGAAGTTGACCAGCTTTTCACCAATAAGATAACCAAGGGCCTTCATGGTTCCGAAATTCTCCTGGATCCCCTCTGCGGCTTCGCACTGCTCGATCCAGATTTTGTAAAACTCAACCATTCCCGCTCCTCTGTTTCGGGTGAAGTATGCCTTTTTCACAAAGTGGTTTCAAGAATAAAAATAACATAAAATCTTCCGGCTTCCTCCTGGCATAAAGGGTGATTTTTTTTCGTTTTTTTTAAATTGTTCATTTATTTGCACTGTGCAGAATTAGTGAGCAAATGAAAAAAATGAACATAAATATGATAACAACAATGATGTTACTTGCTAAAATAGTATGGCTTTATACATATCAATATGGTAACATTGGCTATGGAATTTGAATGGGACGCCCTAAAAGAATTAATTAACATCCGTAAACATGGGATTCCATTTTCAGATTCAGTAGAATCTTTTTTCGATCCCAAAGGAATTCAGTTGATGGATCGGAAGCATTCGGGAAGTGAAAAACGATTCTATTGGGTTGGGCAGACAGCCAAAGGTCGTGTGTTGACGACCTGGTTTACACGAAGAGGTGACATCATACGCATTATTGGAT
The Nitrospirota bacterium DNA segment above includes these coding regions:
- a CDS encoding BrnT family toxin, whose product is MEFEWDALKELINIRKHGIPFSDSVESFFDPKGIQLMDRKHSGSEKRFYWVGQTAKGRVLTTWFTRRGDIIRIIGCAEWRKFRRLYDETTKTK